The sequence AAAAAGGCATTCTACTCCCCCGTCACCGGCGCGCCCGCCGCAGGTGTCTGCGCGCAAAAACGGCTCAGGCGTGCGACCAGCTCATCGGCCAGCGCCTGCCCCACTTCGCGTGGGCTACAGGATACGCCACAGGACGCCATGTCCGTGGTGCGCAGCCCTTCATAGCCACAGGGGTTGATACCGGAAAATGGCGCCAGATCCATGGCCACGTTCAAGGCCATGCCATGGTAGGCGCATCCATTGCGTACTTTTATACCAAGCGCGGCGATCTTGGCGGCGCGGCCATCCGACTGCTCGACGTAGACGCCCGGCGCTCCCGTGCGGCGCACGGCCGTGATCCCCGCTTGCCGCAGCACGGCAATGGCCGCCTCTTCAAGCAAGAACACATAGTCGCGCACATACATGCCGGCCCGGCGCAGATCGAACAGGCTGTACGCCACGATCTGTCCGGGGCCGTGATACGTCACCTGGCCACCGCGATCACAGCGCACCACCTCGATACCCGCGGGATTCAGGATATGTTCTTCACGCCCGGCCTGACCCAAGGTGTACACCGGGGCATGCTCGCACATCCAGATCGCATCCCGCGTGACGGGCGATCGACTCGCGGTAAAGGCCTGCATGGCCTGCCAGACCGGCGCGTAGGCCGCGCCCGGGTCCAGCCAAGCAATGTCGACGGGCATACCCACGGCTTACAGGACGATGGACACCATAGGGTGGCCATGCAGCGCCCGGTACAGCGCATCGAGCTGCTCGCGCGAGACGGCGCGCACCGTGAACGTCAACCCCATATAGTTGCCGCCCTTGCTGGGCCGCATCTCGACGGAAGCCGGATCGAAGTCGGGGTCGAACTGCAGCACGACGCCGGTCAAGGTCTGGGCGAAATCCGGATGCTGCTTGCCCATCACCTTGATGGGGAAGTCAGACGGATATTCGATAAGAGAATCTTCGGGAGGGATGTTCATCATCAGCGTTCGCCTTACCGCCGGATGGCACGCCGGCCATCCGGCCTGAGGCCGCGATCAGAGCGCGGCGATACGGGCATCATAACCCGCGCGCAATTGACGATAAATGGGTCCGGGCTTGCCGTCTCCCACGGGCTTGCCATCAATGCGTGTCACGGCCAGGACTTCCTTGGTGGCCGATGTCACCAGGACTTCTTCGGCGCTTTCGACTTCGGCCCGCGCTATGCGACGCGCCTCGAAGCTCACACCGGCCGCTTCGGCCAGCTCCGCCATCAGGCCGTAGCGGATGCCTTCAAGAATGAGGTTGTTCTTCGGCGGGGCCAGAAGCTTGCCATCGCGCACAATCCAGATATTGCTGGCCGAGCCTTCGGTGAGAAAGCCGTCACGATACTGAATCACCTCATCCACGCCCGCTTCGACCGCCTGCTGGCGGGCCAGCACATTGCCCAGCAGCGAAACCGACTTGATCTCGCAATGCAGCCAGCGTTCGTCTTCGATCGAAATCACGGCCACGCCCTGGTCGCGTTGCTTGGCCGAAGGCGGCACCAGCGGCGTGACCATGGCGAAGACGGTGGGCGTGATGGCCTGCGCGGGAAAAGCATGGTCGCGTTTGTACACGCCACGCGTGATCTGCAGATAGACGAGGCAATCCGGGCTGGGAGCGGCAGCAATGAGCCGCTCGATCACGGCGGTCAGCGCCGCGCGATCCATTGGCATGGGGATGCGGATGGCAGCCAGGCTGCGCTCCAGACGCTGGAAGTGCTCGGCCATGCGGAAGGGCTTGCCCTGGTAGGCAGGCACGACTTCGTAGATACCATCGCCAAAAATAAAACCGCGATCCAGGACCGAAATTTTGGCCTGGTCGGCGCGGGTGAACTCGCCATTGAGATACACCAGGCTCTCGCCCGGCATGCCCGGAATCATGAAAAGCTCCTAGAAGGAAGATGACCCTGGCGAACGGAGATTTCCGTTCGCCACTCACATGTCGGACATAGCTTACACCCGCGCGGGCGGACTTTTTACTGGAACCAGCGCTTGACGGTATCGGTCATGCGGCCGAAGAAACCGGCGCGCTCGACATCCTCTTGAACGACCAACGGCTCGGAACGCAGAACCTTGCCATCGAGGGTCAATTGCAGCATGCCGACTTGCTGGCCCTTGACCAAGGGCGCGACCAGCGGATCGGTCCGCTGGGCAACGGGCTTGATCTCACTGCCCTTGCCACGCGGCACGGCCAGCCAGATGGGGTTGGGCGGCCCGAGCTTGACGTTCTCGGCCTTGCCCTCCCAGACACGCGCATCCAGACCAGGCTGGCTCTTGTCGTAGAGTTTGACCGTATCGAAGTTCTGGAAGCTCCAGTTCAGCAGTTTGAGGCTTTCTTCGGCCCGGGTGGACTCACTGTCGGCACCCACCAGCACGGTCAGCACACGGCGATCGCCGCGCAGGGCGGTCGACACCAGGCAAAAACCCGCTGAATCGGTATGGCCGGTTTTCATGCCGTCCACCGAGGGATCGGCCCAAAGCAGACGATTGCGATTGGGCTGAGTGATCTTGTTGTAGGTGTAGCTCTTTTGCTTGTAGTAGTGGAAGTACTCGGGATGATCGGCCACCAGATGGGTCGCCAGCGTGGCCAGATCCCGCACCGTGGTGATGTGCTGCGGATCCGGCAGCCCGGTCGCATTCATGAAGTGCGTGCCCTTCATTCCCAGGCGCTCGGCCTGTTCGTTCATGAGAGCGGCAAATGCCGTCTCGCTGCCACCCACGGCTTCGGCCAGCGCCACGGACGCGTCATTGCCCGACTGCACGATCATGCCCTGGATGAGCTCGTCGGCGGTGACCGGCTTGCGCGGCTCGATGAACATGCGCGAGCCACCCGTGCGCCAGGCGTGCTCGGACACCGGCACCTGCCGCTCCAGCGTCAGACGTTTTTCGTCGAGGGCGTTGAACACGACATACGCCGTCATGATCTTGGTCAGCGAGGCAGGCTCGACTTTCTGATCGGGGTTGGAAGCAGCAAGCACTTGGCCGCTGTTGACATCGACCGTGATCCAGGCGCGCGCCGCAACCGTCGGTGCGGGCACCGAAGCCAAGTCGCCGACGGCGACCACGGAATCTGCCACCGCTGCCGTGGCCGGCGCGGACATGGAGGCCGCAGGCGAGACGGCCGCCGGCGTCTGTTGCTGCGCCATGACAGGCATCGAGCCGGCCAACATGACAGCCAGCACGGCACTCGAAATCACACGACGGGAAAATACGGTAGGAGCAAGGGCAGATTGGGACAAGGTCTTTATCGGCTATGAAGTTCAGAGAGGGCCGGCCGCGCGCACGGCGGCCACAACAATTATAGGCAGCCTATCCGACTGTCTCGAACGCGAAACGTTCCTCACGCGCCGCGAACATGCAACCTGATGCAACGTGCGGAAAATTTCAGCGCAATGCCAGCTTCAGCCGTTGTGCGACCAAGTTGCGCAAGGTGATGAGCTTGCCGTGAAAAAAATGCGAGGCACCGGGAATCACGACGATGGGCAAGTTGCGCGGCCGCGCCCAGTCCATGGCTTCGGCAAGCGGCACGACTTCGTCGATCTCGCCATGTACGAGCAGCGTCTCTTCAGGCAGCTCGACCTCGCGGAATTGAAACCGCCCCACCGCAGGGCCCATCAACATGAGCGCCGCGGGCGACGCCTGCTGCTCGGCCAGCGTGGCGTAGACTTGCGCGGCCACGGCCGTGCCAAAGGAAAAGCCGCCCAGCACCCAGGGTGCGTTCGCCAACCCGGGCAGGGCTTCACGGATCTGCGGAATCAGGCCCAGCATGTCGGCCGTTTCGCCGACCGCGCTGTCGAACTCGCCTTGGGATGCACCGACACCCCGGAAATTGGGGCGCACCACCACAAGCCCGGCACTCGTGCATGCCCGGCCTATCGTGGTGACCACCTTGTTGTCACGCGCGCCGCCGTGCAGCGGATGCGGGTGCAACACCAGCGCCCAGCCCTTGGGGTCGCCATCGGGGTAATCGACGGCGCATTCAATGCGCCCGGCCTCGCCGGTAAACGCGAGGATGTCGGTGTGTGCAAGCATGGGGCGATCCGGACAGAAGCAAAACGCGATGTTAACGGGCGATGGGACGCAGTACCGTGGGCAGCCAGGCCGCCAGACTCTCGGCCGCGGAATCCGTGGCCAGACGCAAAGCCGCGACACCGCCGCTGGCGTCCTGCGATGGCGCGGCCGCCTCGGCAGCGAAGCGCCGTTGCCCCAGAATCTTGCCATCCTGCAACACGACGGCCTGCAACACGACCTGTCCCTGGCTGGATGATCCATCGGCAGCGAAGACCTGCTCAAAGCGCGTGAGGGTGACGCGCAGTTGTGGTGCCCCGGTGCCACCGCCATCGCTGAGCACGGCACCTTCGTGCGAGAGTCTTTCCTGCAGACGCTGGCGAACCAGGCTGGCTGGCGGCTCGCTCCAGCGAAAGCCCGCATAGGCCTTGGGCGCCGTGCTGTCGGCGACTCGCCAGATCACTCCCGTATCGCTGAGCGAAGGCGCGGCCGAAAAGGCCAGGACGATAGGCGCGCGCGCTGGCAGTTGCACGCTGGCGGTCGGCTCCGGCCCAAGGTCAAACAACGCAGCCTGGGGTGCCACGCGCCCCACACTGCAACCGCCCAGGACCAAGGCCAGCACCGCCATGAGGCAGATTCTCTTCATGGATTTATCTCCTAAATCCGGCAAAACCGGGCTCGCCCGGACCGGGCTCGACAGGCGCGGGCCGAACAGAATAGATTGGGGCGTATCACCCACCCGCCGTAAAGCGGACTGAGCGCTGCGCGCCGCGCCGGTGACCGACTGGGCCATATCCGTCATGGCCGGTAAGGTTTCACGATCCAGCCGCGCCGCTGCTCGCGCGATTTCCTGCAGGCTACGGCCTGCGGTCGACAGAGGACCGTCGGGCGCATTCAGACGCGCCAGCGACTGGTTGGCGGATTGCATCAGCGCGGCTGCCTCGCTCGATGTCTTATTCATCGAGTCGACCAAAGGCCCAAGTTTGCGCATGGCCGGGGCGAGGTCACGGCTGGCGTCCTTGAGCTGACTGCTGATGTCGGCGGCATTTTTAAGCGTCAGGCTCAACGCCTCGATATTGGCTGGACTCATGAGATGCCGCAATTCTTCGGCCGTGGTTTCGACCTTGGCCAGCAAGGCAGACCCCCGCTGCTCAAGGCGGTCGAAGAGTCCCGGCCTCAGGGGAATGTCGGGCGGCTGATCGCCACGGGCCACCAACAGCTCGGTCGACCCGCCGTTGTCACGCAGCTCGATAGTGGCCTGGCCGGTCACCCCCTGCACGCCCACTTCCGCCCAGGTCGAGGCGGTGATCGGCGTATTCGGTGAAACGCCAATGCGAATACGCACCTGCCCGGGCCGATGCGCATCGAGCATCAGCGACTGGACCTTGCCCACCGGCACACCCTGATAGCGCACGGTCGACTGCGCCGTCAGGCCGCTGACCGACGCCGAAGAGACGATGTCGTAGACCTTGACCGTCGAACGGTCGCGGCCAACCCAGATCGCCACCAGCGCGGCGGCCACGAGCAATACCAGAGTGAAGACTCCCGCCAGCAAGGCATGACTACGGTTTTCCATTGCCTGCTTCCTTTGGTGCAAGATCCCCAAGCGCGCGACGGCCGCGCTCGCCCAGGAAAAAACTTTGGATGAAAGGGTGGTCGATCTTCAGGATCTCGGCAACGGAGGCGCAAGCGATGACACGCTTGTCGGCCAGCACCGCCACGCGCGTGGCAAGCGCCAGCAGCGTATCGAGATCGTGGGTCACCATGACCACCGTGAAGCCGAGTTGCCGGTGCAGGCTGCGCACCAGATCGACGAATTCGTCAGAGCGCAGCGGATCGAGACCCGCCGTCGGCTCATCGAGAAAGAGCAGCTCCGGGTCCAGCGCCAGCGCACGTGCCAGCGCCACGCGCTTGATCATGCCGCCAGACAGGTCCGAGGGACTCTTGAGGGCGTCGCCCGCATTCAGGCCAACCATGGCCAGGCGGTACATTACGACATCCTGGATCAGATCCTCGGGCAGCGTGCGCAGCTCGCGCAGGGGCAAAGCGACGTTGTCGAACACGGACAAGGCAGAAAACAACGCACCGGCCTGAAACAGCATGCCCCAGCGCTCGGACAGCCGCCGGCGCTCCCGCATGCTCAGCGTGGTGATATCTCGTCCCAGGATGCGGATCTCGCCGCGGGCTGGCTGGCTCAATCCGATGATCTCCCGCAACAGCACCGTTTTGCCTGAACCCGAACCTCCCACCAGCACGAGTATCTCGCCGGGGTAGACGGTCAGATTGAGGTTGTCGTGCACGACATGGTCGCCAAAGGCCGTGCGCAGACCCGAGACCGAGATCACGGGCGTGAGGGTGAGGCAATCCTCAGGGATCAGGGGAGTATCCATCAGATCCCCATCTGGCTGAAAATCACGGCGTACAGGGCGTCGACCAGGATGACCCCGGTAATGGAGGTGACCACGGAAGTGGTCGTGCCGCGTCCAAGACTTTCGGTATTCGGCTTGATGCGCAGCCCGAAATGGCAGGCGACCAGCGCGATCAGGACGCCGAACGACACCCCTTTGAAAATCCCTATCCAGTAATTGGTGATGGTGATGGCGCCAGGCAGCGACTCGATGAACCATTGCGCTGAAATGCCCAACTGCATCTGCGCGGCCAGCATCCCGCCCATCAACGCCATGGCGTCGGTCCACAGCACCAGCAGGGGCATGGTCAGCGCCAGGGCGACCACGCGCGGCAGGATGAGCCGCTGGCTATGCGAAATACCCATCACGCTCATCGCATCGAGCTCTTGCGTGACACGCATCACGCCGATCTGAGCCGTGATGGCCGAGCCGGAACGACCGGCCACCAGAATGGCGGCAAGAACGGGGCCCAGCTCGCGCACGATGGACACGCCCAACAGGCGCACAATGAAGCGATCGGCACCGAAGATTTGCAGTTGTTGCGCGGACAGGTAAGAGAGCACCACACCAATGAGAAAACCGACCAGCGCGGTGATGCCCAGGGCTTGTGCCCCCGTGCGGTAGACCTGGGCGGAGATCTCACGCCAGGGGCCCCGCGAGGGGCGCAGTACGAGTCCGACGAAATCCAGCATCAGTTGGCCCAGCATGCGGACCAGCCGCATGCCGTTGTTGCCGGCGTCGAACATGGCCTGGCCGAGCGCGGCCAACCAGCCCAGGGCATCGGCGGACGGCTCGGGCGGCGCCGCGCCACCCGGATTGGAGGCCAGGGTGTCGAAAACCTCGCGTTGGCCTTCTGTCAGGCGCAGGCGGTCGGGCAAGCGCTCGCCCCAGGCGCGCCAAAGCACGTTGGCGCCGATGGTGTCCAGGCGTTCGATGCCTCGCAAATCCCACCGCGTATTGCCGTCGGTTTGCGCCAGGGCGTCGCGGCGGGCCTGAACCTGCCCACGAGCGCCGAGCGCCTGCAGGCTCCAGTCTCCTGCCAGGTACACCACGGCACCCTCCCTGCGCATGGGAGGCGCCTGGCAATCGCGGTCGGGCTGTCGTTGCTGGTGCATGGCGGGATGAAAAATAGTGATTCTAGCCGTTACACATCATATAGCGCCCAGATGACAGCGCTCGTTGCCCTACAATTCCGCCCATCATGCCCGTCCACGCCCTAGACCTGCCCGCGCCCGATACGCTGCAACGCGCCGTTCACGCGCGTCTGCCCGGATTCACCCATGTGCAATGGGTGGCCAGCACCGGATCGACCAATGCCGATCTTCTGGCGCGCGCGCGCCAGAGTCAGACACCCAAGCCCTGGCTGCTGGGTGCGCATCTGCAGGAGGCCGGCCGAGGCCGCGCCGGACGCGCCTGGAAAAACCGCAGCGGCGCCACGCTGATGTTCTCGTGCGCGTTCGACGTGCATTTGCCAGCACCGCAATTGCCGGCGCTTTCGCCCATGGCAGGGCTGGCGGCGTGCGAAGCCTTGCGGCATTTGAGCGCGCAAACCGGTGTCTGCGTGAAATGGCCAAACGACGTCCAGTGGCATGAAGCCAAACTGGCCGGCGTACTGGCCGAGACCACGCGCAACCCCGACGGCAACGGCCATACCGTTGTCATCGGCATGGGTCTGAACCTGCGCGACGCCGACATGCTCTCGGCCAATCTGCAGCGCGCCATTGCCGACTGGTCCCAGGTCGACGCCCAGGACCGGGTCCGAGACGCGGCCGACATCGTGCAAGCCACGGCGCTAGCCTGGCAGCAAGCCGTCGCGGATCTCGAACAGCACGGCTTTGCCGCCTTCGTCCAGCGCTATGCCCAGGCCGATGCGCTGCACGGCCGCAGCGTCAACGTGATCGATCGCGGCGAGGTGCTGTACGGCGGCCAAGCCGCCGGCGTTGACGTACTGGGCCGGCTGCAGGTCCAGTGCGATCACGGTCTGATGGCGGTGACTGCCGGCGAAATTTCGGTGCGCCCTCAGCCATGATCCTGTTGATCGACTCCGGCAACAGCCGCCTGAAGCTTGGCTGGCTCCATCTCGACAGCGGTGCGCGCGAACCCGAGCCCGTGGCCTTCGATAATCTGGATCTGCAGGCCTTGGGGGCCTGGCTGCAGACGCTGCGTCACAAACCCGTGCGTGCCATCGGCGTCAATGTCGCCGGTGCGCAGCGCGGTGCGGCGATCGCCGCGGCGATGAAGGGCTGTGCCATCGAGTGGAAACGCCCGCAACGCGACGTGTTAGGCATGACCAATGCCTATCGCCATCAGGACCAGTTGGGCGCGGATCGCTGGGCAGCCATGCTGGGCCTGCACATGCGCTTGCCCGCCGGGCATCCGCCCGCGTTGCTGGCCTCCTTCGGCACCGCAACCACGCTGGATACGCTGGGCCCGGATAACGAATTCGCCGGCGGCCTCATCCTGCCCGGCCCGGCCATGATGCGTGGCTCGCTGGTCCACGGCACGGCCAATCTGCCGCTGGCCGAAGGGCCTGTCACCCCTTACCCGACCGAAACCCATGAAGCGATCGCCACCGGCATCGCCGCCGCACAGGCCGGAGCACTCGTCAGGCAGTGGCTGGCGGGCCATGCACGGTATGGCAAGGCACCCGAGGTCTATGTCGCCGGCGGCGGCTGGACCGAGGTCCAGCCCGAGATAGAGCGTTTGTTGCGTCTGGTGGGGGCAAGTCTGGGGGCCGTCTCGACGCCGACCTTCCTAAAAGCTCCCGTGCTCGACGGTCTGGCCGCGCTGGCCGCTGCGACAGCCGCCCACTAGCCAAGGATCCCGATGCGCATCCTGTTTCTCGTACTGTTGTTGGCCAACGTCTGGGCTTATGGCCTGGGACAGGGCTGGCTGGGGCCGCGTCCCGATGACGAAGGACGTGATCCGCGCCGCCTGACCCAGCAACTCAACGCCGGCCAAGTCAGCCTGGCACCCAAGCGCCAGGATTGACGGCCGCACTAGGTCTGCGCCGCCAGCATGTCTTGCAGGGCGGCGAGGCTGCGCGCGACGGCGCCTTTGTGATCCTGCGTCCATGTACGCGCCGCGCAGGCACGGCGCTGCAGCAAAGCCGGGTCGCCCACCCATTGGTCGGCCAACTGCAAGGCCTGGCGGGCGTCGTGGACGCGCTCAGCCGCGCCTGCCTCGATGGCATCGCGGGTGGCTTGCTCAAAATTGAACGTATGCTGGCCGGTGACCACCGGCGTGCCGACCGCACAGGCCTCAATGAGGTTCTGCCCGCCCAGCGGCACGAAACTGCCACCGATGATGGCCACATCCGCAGCCGCGTAATAAAGCGGCATCTCGCCGAGCGTGTCGCCCACCACCACGTCGATGTCCGAGCCGGGCACGGCCTGCAAGGCCGAGCGGCGCACGGTTTTGAACCCGGCAGTCTGCGCTTGCTCCCAGGCCTGGTCAAAACGCTGCGGGTGGCGCGGGATCAAAAGATAAAGGGGACGGGGGGCAGCCAGCGTGCGCATGGCCTGCAGAAAAAGGGCATCCTCACCCTCGCGGGTGCTGGCAATCGCCACCACCGGACGCCCCACTGCTTCGCGCCATGCATGGCCGGCACGACATTGCGCCGGCGGCAGATCGACATCGAATTTCAGGTTTCCTGTCACCGTCACCGCCCGAGCACCCGCGGCGGCCAGACGCTGGGCATCGGCGGGGGTCTGCGCCAGTACCTGCTGCAGACCCGCCATCGCCTCACGCATCACCCGGCCCATGCGCAACGACGCGCGCAATGAACGCGCCGAGAACCGTGCGCTCACCAGTGCCATGGGCACGTTGGCCGCGCGGGCAGCAGCCAGCAGATTGGGCCAGATTTCACGCTCGATGATCAGGCCGCAGCGCGGCGCATAAAGGTCGAAGAAACGCCGACAGGCCCGCGGGAAATCATAGGGTAACCAGGCCTGGCGCAACTGTCCCTGGCTAATGGCCTCGCCGAAAAGGCGCGCCCCTTCGGCCCGCCCGGTAGCGGTCATGTGGGTCAGCAAGACAGGCAAGCCTTGCGCCAGCAGCCCCGCTACCAGAGGCTGGGCGGCACGGGTCTCGCCCAAGCTGACCGCATGCACCCATACCGCGCCGCGCATCACCTCGCCTTCGGCATGGCCAAACCGCGTGCGCGCCAGGACTTCCCATTGGCCCGGTACGCGCCTGGAGCGCCGCCACATGCCCAGCCATAAGACTGGAGCGGCCAGGCAAAACAGTGCTGTGTAGAGACCGCGACGCACGCCCGCCCCTTCTCAGCGCGCCGCCAACGCCTGCTCGACCGCGGCCATGACGGCCTCACGAGAGGGAGCGGCGCCGCGATCACCAAGACTGGCGGTGTAGTTGGACCCCACCAGCGGCGTGCGAACCGGGGTGGAGGCACGATAAATACCAATGGTCGGACGGCCCAGCGCCGCGGACAAATGGGTCAGGCCGCTGTCCAGCCCCACCATCAGACGTGAGCCGGCCAACACCCGGGCCACCGACGTCAGATCCATGCGCGGCAGCACTTCCACCCCTTCCATGCCGGCCACCAGAAGGCGGGCACGTTGGGCTTCCTGGTCGTTGCCGGCCAGAAGGCGCAACGTGCACCCCGCCTCCTGCAGACGGCGGAAAACCGCGCGCCAATCGTCCTCGGGCCAGAGCTTGTCCTCACGGCTTGCCGAAGGCATGATCACCGCATAACCGCGATCATTGTCCACATGGTGCAGGCGGCGGCCCGCTTCGGGTGCAGGCGGGCTGGCCGGCTGCGAGAAAAACCCCTGCAGGCCAAAATCCGGCGCGCCGCCATAGGTGTAGCCAAAGGTCTGCGCCGCCAGCTTGCGTTGCCGGATCACGGCCGGTTGCCAGAACTCAACCCGATGCCGCACGTTATAAAACAGCGAGGCCAGCGGCTCGCGTGCCGAGCGCCAATCCAGGCCATGACGCACCCCGCGGGTCTGGCGCACCAGCCAGGCCGATTTCAGCAAGGCCTGCATGTCGAGCACGATGTCATAGGGTTCGCTGCGCAGACGCTCGGCCAGAGCCTTGCGCTCGGCACGCACCTGCTCTGACCACCAGGCCTTGCGCCAGCGCCTGTGAGCCACCTTGATGACATGGCGGACGGCCGGATGCCAGCCAGGGATTTCGGCAAATGCTTCTTCCGCGATCCAATCTATCTGGGCATCGGGCACATGGCGGGCAATATCAGAAATTGCGGGCAGCATGTGCACCAGATCGCCCAAAGACGACGTGCGAACGATCAATATGCGGGTAGGCATCAACGCTGGGCGCACCCGGGAGGCGGGCGCTGGATCTTGTAAACCCTCGGAATTTACATCAATTAGCGAAGGCGCTGCTCAGACAGGCAGTTGGCCATCCCTGCCGGCCTCGTGCAGCCCAGGGGCCTGCGCGTCGCGCGCCGACATCAAGGCGGGCGCGGCGGGCCAGCGTATACCAATGGCGGGGTCGTCCCAGCGCAAGGCGCGCTCGTGGCTGGCCGAGTAGTAGGCCGTGACCTTATAGAGCACTTCGCTGCCTTCGGCCAATGACAGAAAGCCATGCGCGAAACCGGCTGGGATCCACAGGCTGCGGCCATCAGCCGCTGACAGCGTCACTCCGATCCATTGACCGAAACTGGCCGAACCGGGACGCACATCGACGGCCACGTCGAACACTTCTCCAGCCACTACGCTGACCAACTTGCCCTGCGCTTGCGGCGCCAACTGGTAGTGCAAGCCACGCAAGACACCGCGCCCCGAACGGGAATGATTCTCCTGCACGAAGGCACCAGGCAGAGCCTGGCCGGTGGCGTTGAGCGCCGCCTCGAACCTGTCCTGCCGGAACCGCTCGGCAAACCAGCCGCGGTCATCGGCCAGCATGTGCGGCTCGATCAATAACACGCCTGCCAAGGCGGTGGGACGAATATTCATGAACGTGACTCCTGCAACACGCGCAGCAGATACTGCCCATAACCGTTATCGCCCATGCGACGCGCCTGACGCGTCAGTTGTTCGGCGTCGATCCAGCCGGCGTGATAGGCGATCTCTTCCAGGCAGGCGATCTTCAGACCCTGGCGTTGCTCGATGGTGTTGACGAAATGGCCAGCCTCCATCAAGGCCTCATGCGTGCCGGTGTCCAGCCACGCGAACCCGCGGCCTAGAAGCTCTACCCTCAGGTCCCCGCGAACCAGATAAAGCCGATTGATATCGGTAATCTCCAGTTCGCCGCGCGCCGAAGGTTTCAGACCGCGTGCCAGGTCGATGACGTCGTTGTCATAGAAATACAAGCCTGTGACGGTATGGTTCGAGCGCGGCCGCAGCGGCTTTTCTTCGATGCTGATGGCGCGTTGCTGCGCATCGAAAGCCACCACGCCATAGCGTTGAGGATCGCGGACCTGATAGCCGAATACCGTGGCGCCGTGTGTGCGCGCGGCGGCAGCCTGCAACACCGGGATGAAATGGTGCCCGTAGAAAATATTGTCGCCCAGAATGAGGCAAACCGGGTCCTGGCCGATGAAGTGCTGACCAATCAGAAAGGCCTGAGCCAGCCCCTGCGGCGCGGCCTGGGTGGCATAGCTCAGATTCAACCCGAACGCCGCACCGTCGCCCAGCAGCCGTTGG comes from Bordetella holmesii ATCC 51541 and encodes:
- a CDS encoding mce related family protein, with protein sequence MENRSHALLAGVFTLVLLVAAALVAIWVGRDRSTVKVYDIVSSASVSGLTAQSTVRYQGVPVGKVQSLMLDAHRPGQVRIRIGVSPNTPITASTWAEVGVQGVTGQATIELRDNGGSTELLVARGDQPPDIPLRPGLFDRLEQRGSALLAKVETTAEELRHLMSPANIEALSLTLKNAADISSQLKDASRDLAPAMRKLGPLVDSMNKTSSEAAALMQSANQSLARLNAPDGPLSTAGRSLQEIARAAARLDRETLPAMTDMAQSVTGAARSAQSALRRVGDTPQSILFGPRLSSPVRASPVLPDLGDKSMKRICLMAVLALVLGGCSVGRVAPQAALFDLGPEPTASVQLPARAPIVLAFSAAPSLSDTGVIWRVADSTAPKAYAGFRWSEPPASLVRQRLQERLSHEGAVLSDGGGTGAPQLRVTLTRFEQVFAADGSSSQGQVVLQAVVLQDGKILGQRRFAAEAAAPSQDASGGVAALRLATDSAAESLAAWLPTVLRPIAR
- a CDS encoding D-alanyl-D-alanine carboxypeptidase family protein; the encoded protein is MLAGSMPVMAQQQTPAAVSPAASMSAPATAAVADSVVAVGDLASVPAPTVAARAWITVDVNSGQVLAASNPDQKVEPASLTKIMTAYVVFNALDEKRLTLERQVPVSEHAWRTGGSRMFIEPRKPVTADELIQGMIVQSGNDASVALAEAVGGSETAFAALMNEQAERLGMKGTHFMNATGLPDPQHITTVRDLATLATHLVADHPEYFHYYKQKSYTYNKITQPNRNRLLWADPSVDGMKTGHTDSAGFCLVSTALRGDRRVLTVLVGADSESTRAEESLKLLNWSFQNFDTVKLYDKSQPGLDARVWEGKAENVKLGPPNPIWLAVPRGKGSEIKPVAQRTDPLVAPLVKGQQVGMLQLTLDGKVLRSEPLVVQEDVERAGFFGRMTDTVKRWFQ
- a CDS encoding alpha/beta hydrolase family protein, with the protein product MLAHTDILAFTGEAGRIECAVDYPDGDPKGWALVLHPHPLHGGARDNKVVTTIGRACTSAGLVVVRPNFRGVGASQGEFDSAVGETADMLGLIPQIREALPGLANAPWVLGGFSFGTAVAAQVYATLAEQQASPAALMLMGPAVGRFQFREVELPEETLLVHGEIDEVVPLAEAMDWARPRNLPIVVIPGASHFFHGKLITLRNLVAQRLKLALR
- a CDS encoding aminotransferase class IV family protein, with amino-acid sequence MIPGMPGESLVYLNGEFTRADQAKISVLDRGFIFGDGIYEVVPAYQGKPFRMAEHFQRLERSLAAIRIPMPMDRAALTAVIERLIAAAPSPDCLVYLQITRGVYKRDHAFPAQAITPTVFAMVTPLVPPSAKQRDQGVAVISIEDERWLHCEIKSVSLLGNVLARQQAVEAGVDEVIQYRDGFLTEGSASNIWIVRDGKLLAPPKNNLILEGIRYGLMAELAEAAGVSFEARRIARAEVESAEEVLVTSATKEVLAVTRIDGKPVGDGKPGPIYRQLRAGYDARIAAL
- the lipB gene encoding lipoyl(octanoyl) transferase — its product is MPVDIAWLDPGAAYAPVWQAMQAFTASRSPVTRDAIWMCEHAPVYTLGQAGREEHILNPAGIEVVRCDRGGQVTYHGPGQIVAYSLFDLRRAGMYVRDYVFLLEEAAIAVLRQAGITAVRRTGAPGVYVEQSDGRAAKIAALGIKVRNGCAYHGMALNVAMDLAPFSGINPCGYEGLRTTDMASCGVSCSPREVGQALADELVARLSRFCAQTPAAGAPVTGE
- a CDS encoding putative exported protein translates to MRILFLVLLLANVWAYGLGQGWLGPRPDDEGRDPRRLTQQLNAGQVSLAPKRQD
- a CDS encoding ABC transporter family protein; translated protein: MISVSGLRTAFGDHVVHDNLNLTVYPGEILVLVGGSGSGKTVLLREIIGLSQPARGEIRILGRDITTLSMRERRRLSERWGMLFQAGALFSALSVFDNVALPLRELRTLPEDLIQDVVMYRLAMVGLNAGDALKSPSDLSGGMIKRVALARALALDPELLFLDEPTAGLDPLRSDEFVDLVRSLHRQLGFTVVMVTHDLDTLLALATRVAVLADKRVIACASVAEILKIDHPFIQSFFLGERGRRALGDLAPKEAGNGKP
- a CDS encoding type III pantothenate kinase family protein — encoded protein: MILLIDSGNSRLKLGWLHLDSGAREPEPVAFDNLDLQALGAWLQTLRHKPVRAIGVNVAGAQRGAAIAAAMKGCAIEWKRPQRDVLGMTNAYRHQDQLGADRWAAMLGLHMRLPAGHPPALLASFGTATTLDTLGPDNEFAGGLILPGPAMMRGSLVHGTANLPLAEGPVTPYPTETHEAIATGIAAAQAGALVRQWLAGHARYGKAPEVYVAGGGWTEVQPEIERLLRLVGASLGAVSTPTFLKAPVLDGLAALAAATAAH
- a CDS encoding biotin--[acetyl-CoA-carboxylase] ligase, which encodes MQWVASTGSTNADLLARARQSQTPKPWLLGAHLQEAGRGRAGRAWKNRSGATLMFSCAFDVHLPAPQLPALSPMAGLAACEALRHLSAQTGVCVKWPNDVQWHEAKLAGVLAETTRNPDGNGHTVVIGMGLNLRDADMLSANLQRAIADWSQVDAQDRVRDAADIVQATALAWQQAVADLEQHGFAAFVQRYAQADALHGRSVNVIDRGEVLYGGQAAGVDVLGRLQVQCDHGLMAVTAGEISVRPQP